The Nitrospirota bacterium genome window below encodes:
- a CDS encoding CinA family protein — MNSTLSEVIRTVSGLLRTRGLTVSVAESCTGGLISHYLTTLPGASVFFVAGVVAYSAETKQKILGVSSGTIAQYGIISEETAREMAEKMRVLSGTTLSLSTTGILGPDALEGKEKGLVYVAVSREKKTFLKELHLQGERERNKEEAAYEALRFLAEIVETPE, encoded by the coding sequence ATGAACAGCACACTTTCAGAGGTTATCCGGACAGTCAGCGGCCTTCTGCGGACAAGGGGATTGACCGTCTCTGTGGCTGAATCATGCACCGGCGGGCTGATCAGCCATTATCTGACAACCCTCCCGGGTGCAAGCGTTTTTTTTGTTGCGGGAGTTGTCGCGTACTCGGCAGAGACCAAGCAGAAGATCCTTGGCGTCTCCTCCGGAACCATTGCGCAGTACGGTATAATCAGCGAGGAAACCGCCCGGGAGATGGCAGAGAAGATGAGGGTATTGAGCGGAACAACGCTTTCCCTTTCCACGACCGGCATTCTCGGGCCTGATGCACTGGAAGGAAAGGAGAAGGGGCTTGTCTATGTCGCAGTGAGTCGAGAGAAAAAAACCTTTCTGAAGGAATTGCATTTGCAGGGAGAGAGGGAAAGAAACAAGGAAGAAGCTGCGTATGAGGCGCTGCGGTTCCTTGCGGAAATAGTGGAAACCCCTGAGTAA